Genomic DNA from Sebaldella sp. S0638:
GCACATACCATAGAAGGAATTGAATTAATATCTGTGGGAGGAAACTCAAACGGTGAATTTGTAAAAGACGGACGTATTGTTGCAGGTGCTTATGAATATTTCCTGAATCGCGGTAACGGTGATACAACAGATACAAGTAACTGGTACCTTACAAGCAAGATACCGTCAATAATACCGCCTATAGTAACTCCCCCTGTAATTGATCCTACAGATCCAGATCCAGTGGACCCGGTAGTTCCGCCATATGTGGAACCTCCTGTAAAACCGCCTGTATCAGGTGAGTATGTATCAGTATTCCGTCCTGAATCAGGAAGTTATATTGCCAATAATGCAGCAGCTAATACATTATTTGTTCACAGACTTCATGACCGTCTTGGTGATGCACAGTATACAGATTCAATGGCCGGTGAAGATATGGTCAAAAGCATATGGGTACGCAGCACAGGTGGTTACAACACTTTCAAAGATACTTCGGGACAGCTGGATACCAAAGGAAAAAGTTACACAGTACAGGCCGGCGGCGATATAGCACAATGGAGTTCCAACGGTTCTGACCGTTTTCATCTGGGAGTTATGGGTGGATACGGAACTAACCATAATAAAACAGATTCAAATATAATTGACTACAGTTCTAAAGGTAAGGTAGAAGGTTATAACATAGGAATATACGGAACATGGTATTCAAATAAAAACGACAGATCCGGACTTTATGCAGACAGCTGGCTGATGTATAACTGGTTTGACAATGAAGTAAACGGTGATGAACTTGATAAGGAAACATACAGCTCAAAAGGATTAACAGCTTCTATTGAAGGTGGTTATACTTTTGAGATCGATAAAAATTCAGATGGAAATGCATTCTTTATTCAGCCGAAAGCGCAAGCTGTGTATATGGGAGTAAAAACAGACAATCATACAGAATCGAATGGTACTATAGTGGAGCTAAACGGTGACGGAAATATTCAGACACGTCTGGGTGTGAGACTGTATACCGGGAATTCCAATTTTATAAACAGAAATGATAAAAAAGAATTTCAGCCTTTTGTTGAAGCTAACTGGATTCATAATACAAAGGAATTCGGCGTAATTATGGATGGTGTAGAAAACAAACAAAGTAAAACAGGAGACTTGGGAGAAGTTAAATTAGGAACTGAAGTAAAATTAAATCAGAATTTTGACCTGTGGGGTAATGTTGGATACCAATGGGGCGGCAGCGATTACAGTGATACACAGGTAACTGTGGGGTTAAAATACAGATTTTAATTTTATAAATATGAGATAAACTTATATAATAGATAACCGGAGAATAGTGAAAATTCATTAATTCTCCGGTTTTTCAGTATTTGACACATTATCAAATTTCAATATTATCTCAACTCTTCTGTTAAGAAATTTTCCTACCGCTGTATCATTTCTTGCCCTCGGCTTTTCATCCGCCATACCTGACAACTCTACTTCTATATCCTCTCTGAATCCATAAAATTTCAATAATTCATATAGCTCCTCAGCTCTTTTATAACTCAATTTCTTTTTATTCTTTACTTCAGTTGTATCTGTGTATCCTACCAGTTTTATTTTTTGATTTTTTTTCAAATAATAATTTAGTATATCTGTGGTTTCTACTATGGCTGGATACTCTGACTGAGCAGGTGCTTCGCCGCCCACTCTGTATCCTGTAATTATACACATACCACTTGTTGGCATACACGCTGGAATATGCGAATACACTACTCCAAAAAATAATAAAAATGCTAAAAATATTTTTTTCATAAATCACCTTATAAAATAATTTTTATCTTTATTATAACAATATATAAACACTATCTGCAATAAAAAATCAGCATTTAAAAAGATCTGAAAATACTCAGATCTTTCACATATTTCTATATTTTATTGATTACTAACTTTCTGTATCAAATATCAAACATTTTTTATAAACAAAACCTGCGAGTCCACCGCCCAGCAGCGGAAAAATAATAAACAGCCATAACTGTGACAAAGCCGTAACGCTAAATAAAGCAGGCCCGAAGCTACGTGCAGGATTTACTGATACTCCGGTAATCTGTATTCCTATAATATGTATCATAACAAGAGTAAGTCCTATTACCAGTCCGGCAAATTTCGTATTGGAATTCTTATGTGTAGCACCCAGTATTACAAAAACAAAGATAAATGTAGCCACGAATTCAAAGACAGCAGCTGAAAATACATTATATTCTCCGCCATAACCGTAACCAAACCCGTTTTGCCCTAATCCGTCAAAACTGCTGTAATACGGCGAGCCTGAAGCTATGAGGAATATCAGTGCCGAAGCAATAACAGCACCTGCCAGCTGTGCAATAATATAAGGCAATACCTCTTTTTTCTCTATTCTGTTACATATCCATGCGCCAATTGTAACAGCGGGATTAATATGACATCCTGATATCGATCCTATGGAATAGGCCATTGCAACAATACTAAGTCCGAAAGCAAACGCAATTCCGAGCTGTCCCACTTCATTTTTTGCAAAAACAACAGCACCGCAGCCAAACAAAACAAGGGTAAATGTACCCAGACATTCAGCATAATATTTTTTCATACCATTATCCTTTCTCGTTAATATATTTGTATATGAAATATTATTATAGTTGTATTATAGTATAATTTTAATATCTGGTCAATAATCAAATTTTATTTTCAATCCTTTTTTTCATATTGATATTATAAATTTTATGTAATTTTTTCCGTAAAAATCTGTTTTAAATTTTTTCAATAAATGTTATAATTTTAGAAAAGTTAAGAAAGGACTAGCTATGAAATTAATGTCTGTAAATATTGGTAAAGAAAAAACATATGATTTTGATGGTTTCATTATAAAAAGCGGCCTTGAAAAATCACCTGTTTTCGATAATGTCTTTATTCATAAATTAGGTGTAACAGGTGACGAACA
This window encodes:
- a CDS encoding OmpA family protein — protein: MKKIFLAFLLFFGVVYSHIPACMPTSGMCIITGYRVGGEAPAQSEYPAIVETTDILNYYLKKNQKIKLVGYTDTTEVKNKKKLSYKRAEELYELLKFYGFREDIEVELSGMADEKPRARNDTAVGKFLNRRVEIILKFDNVSNTEKPEN
- a CDS encoding MIP family channel protein, whose protein sequence is MKKYYAECLGTFTLVLFGCGAVVFAKNEVGQLGIAFAFGLSIVAMAYSIGSISGCHINPAVTIGAWICNRIEKKEVLPYIIAQLAGAVIASALIFLIASGSPYYSSFDGLGQNGFGYGYGGEYNVFSAAVFEFVATFIFVFVILGATHKNSNTKFAGLVIGLTLVMIHIIGIQITGVSVNPARSFGPALFSVTALSQLWLFIIFPLLGGGLAGFVYKKCLIFDTES